One window of Peteryoungia desertarenae genomic DNA carries:
- a CDS encoding peptidoglycan-binding protein encodes MNGSRSNSQRPGGASSLDALNRTIEGLEAKIEDLMNQGAGARPTREPMRPRREDVRASMGHPVSSGYATTEQAGVTRRGSRSPEVQSSSLDPLAQIRERQRMLDERRHRVPERATAPAYGKNLRQEPVMPAPSPSARTTDRIAERMPPAPAAPARDTGREIREALLGLRQELKQDIADSLAREINGLRSEMRTIRALAEERRPNEDMRADIARLAESIQHLGATKAPGADALRQEFEGLRSLMDGLAREDSVSRMEQRWDYVEARLDEFDGATLRHELLRLAERLEEVKSHIGSVGDNRTIQALEEKLITVASALEHIGAHINPREQMVMEQFAGIDNRLDEISRAIAASSRVNNTPDPVVFQRLEDRILGLARQIETLAQQRLSDQQPAEELSLRLEALTRRIEELSQDRSAIQLEERLDQLSSMMEMSQQPVPQPELTNYLADISRKIDALENGSVNDRLADRLELLARRIEEMEPAQPAIAQIDDRALRNLEERLNAVVDRLEDTSSAPAADTVSLRNLEDQIANLSALISQPTTDPEVSGRLTALEEYMATSDEYIIEAARQAAETVMENFMRQSAQSGDIPSRVDVDALAALADHLRNLEDFSRNSEERTQRTFEALHDTLVQIAGRLDDLHVNSHQPQPQPPMFGQAPANMQADTQSFSPAPVSSSPVSGASLLRQEAQSPVTPPYAAPAERRPDAEMQLADRPEQKTKHPIDEELLAAADDFAATMTALPVIEANRADKKPGKPSLLAGLSKRFLPSKKEEKTKNNRKLVEPAPALDPIEVMSEEEDANELLEPGSGAPDVRKILERVRASQQASHKNGGGNDRDEDRSDYIAAARRAAQAAAMELDRTQKAIPAAKAKEAAGVSIFSRFRRPILMAVGAILLVAMAMPLINTLMSGERAPAQIEAQTTDDSSALSPPSSPVEPAPVAADANAAIAIAPEAALTEPATANLLAPVNPDSASPVSAFAPTGNETAQPQGPVGPNAAPMPATLAAPGAEALKPLEPLEPMEAETAQAPIVVPAEITPQSLADAARNGDPIALFEVGARYTDGRGVQANFAEAAKWYQLAADKGLAPAQYRLANLYEKGTGLPRDMTLAKRYYEMAALAGNASAMHNLAVIYASGADGNQDYAKAAEWFEKAADHGVSDSQFNLAILYARGDGVPQNLVASYKWFGVAAKGGDSDAAQKRDEVANALKPDELERARADVEQWAPQPLNLDANQVNSPDAWTGEGLKTASVDMKKAIRNIQAILNKNGFDAGVADGVLGAKTVSAIKAFETSIGQEPTGKISDKLVNELLARNN; translated from the coding sequence ATGAACGGATCTCGATCCAACTCCCAACGGCCCGGCGGCGCATCCTCACTTGACGCGCTGAACCGCACCATAGAGGGACTGGAGGCCAAGATCGAAGATCTGATGAACCAGGGCGCTGGCGCGCGTCCCACGCGCGAGCCGATGCGGCCACGGCGCGAAGATGTGCGCGCGTCCATGGGACATCCGGTTTCGTCTGGCTATGCCACAACAGAGCAGGCTGGCGTGACACGCCGGGGTTCCCGCTCCCCAGAGGTGCAATCATCATCTCTTGACCCGCTGGCCCAGATCCGCGAGCGCCAGCGTATGCTCGATGAGCGGCGCCATCGGGTGCCTGAGCGTGCCACCGCGCCAGCCTACGGGAAGAACCTGCGGCAAGAGCCGGTCATGCCTGCGCCTTCGCCATCCGCACGAACCACTGACCGCATCGCCGAGCGCATGCCGCCGGCACCCGCAGCGCCTGCTCGTGATACCGGCCGCGAAATCCGGGAAGCCTTGCTTGGCCTCCGGCAGGAACTGAAGCAGGACATTGCTGACAGTCTCGCGCGCGAGATCAACGGGCTGCGGTCCGAGATGCGTACCATCAGGGCGCTGGCCGAAGAGCGTCGCCCGAACGAAGACATGCGGGCCGACATTGCGCGGCTGGCCGAAAGCATCCAGCATCTTGGCGCCACAAAGGCGCCCGGTGCCGATGCCCTGCGCCAGGAATTCGAGGGTCTGCGTTCGCTGATGGACGGACTGGCGCGCGAAGACAGTGTCAGCCGCATGGAGCAGCGCTGGGACTATGTCGAGGCGCGCCTCGACGAATTTGACGGCGCAACGCTGCGTCATGAACTGCTGCGGCTGGCCGAACGGCTGGAAGAAGTGAAGTCCCATATCGGTTCGGTTGGCGACAACCGCACCATTCAGGCACTTGAGGAAAAGCTGATCACCGTTGCCTCAGCACTTGAGCATATCGGCGCGCATATCAATCCGCGCGAGCAGATGGTGATGGAGCAGTTCGCCGGGATCGACAATCGCCTGGATGAGATCAGCCGCGCGATTGCCGCGAGCAGCCGGGTCAACAACACGCCGGACCCGGTGGTCTTCCAGCGGTTGGAAGACCGAATTCTCGGCCTTGCCCGGCAAATCGAGACCCTCGCACAACAGCGGCTTTCCGACCAGCAGCCAGCGGAAGAGCTCAGCCTTCGCCTGGAGGCGCTGACGCGGCGGATCGAGGAACTGTCCCAGGATCGCAGCGCGATCCAGCTGGAAGAGCGGCTCGATCAGCTCTCTTCGATGATGGAAATGTCGCAGCAGCCGGTTCCGCAGCCCGAGCTGACGAATTATCTGGCCGACATTTCCCGCAAGATCGATGCGCTGGAAAATGGCAGCGTCAATGATCGCCTCGCCGACAGGCTGGAACTCCTGGCGCGGCGGATCGAGGAGATGGAACCGGCACAGCCGGCCATTGCCCAGATCGACGACCGTGCGCTGCGCAATCTGGAAGAGCGGCTGAACGCTGTCGTCGACCGGCTTGAAGACACCAGCAGCGCGCCTGCCGCCGATACGGTCAGCCTGCGCAATCTCGAAGACCAGATTGCCAACCTCTCGGCCCTGATCAGCCAGCCGACGACGGATCCGGAAGTCTCCGGACGCCTGACTGCGCTCGAAGAATACATGGCGACCAGCGACGAATACATCATCGAGGCTGCGCGTCAGGCAGCCGAGACGGTGATGGAAAACTTCATGCGGCAGTCGGCGCAAAGCGGAGACATTCCGTCAAGAGTCGATGTGGACGCGCTTGCGGCACTGGCCGACCATCTGCGCAATCTTGAGGACTTCTCGCGTAATTCGGAAGAGCGAACCCAGCGCACTTTCGAAGCCTTGCATGACACACTGGTGCAGATTGCCGGACGCCTCGACGATCTGCATGTGAACAGCCATCAGCCGCAACCACAGCCGCCAATGTTTGGCCAGGCACCGGCCAACATGCAGGCAGATACACAGTCGTTCTCCCCGGCTCCGGTTTCGTCTTCACCGGTTTCCGGTGCTTCCCTCCTGCGCCAGGAAGCGCAAAGCCCGGTCACGCCACCCTATGCGGCACCGGCAGAACGCAGGCCGGATGCAGAAATGCAGCTTGCGGACAGACCGGAGCAAAAGACAAAGCACCCGATTGACGAGGAATTGCTGGCTGCCGCTGACGACTTTGCCGCAACAATGACTGCGCTGCCAGTCATTGAAGCCAACCGCGCTGACAAGAAGCCAGGCAAGCCCAGCCTGCTTGCCGGCCTGAGCAAACGATTCCTTCCTTCCAAAAAGGAGGAGAAGACAAAGAACAACCGCAAACTCGTTGAGCCGGCTCCGGCGCTCGACCCGATCGAGGTCATGAGTGAGGAGGAGGATGCAAACGAATTGCTTGAACCCGGCTCGGGCGCTCCCGATGTCCGCAAGATCCTTGAACGGGTCCGCGCAAGCCAGCAGGCGAGCCACAAGAATGGTGGCGGAAACGATCGCGACGAGGATCGCAGCGATTACATTGCCGCTGCCCGGCGCGCGGCCCAGGCGGCTGCGATGGAACTCGACCGTACACAGAAGGCCATTCCGGCAGCCAAAGCAAAGGAGGCAGCTGGTGTATCCATCTTTTCGCGATTTCGCCGTCCGATCCTGATGGCCGTTGGCGCGATCCTTCTGGTGGCCATGGCCATGCCTCTCATCAATACACTGATGAGCGGCGAAAGGGCTCCGGCCCAGATCGAGGCGCAGACGACGGACGATTCGAGCGCGCTTTCGCCGCCCTCTTCACCCGTTGAACCGGCTCCGGTCGCAGCAGACGCAAATGCTGCCATTGCCATCGCGCCGGAAGCTGCATTGACCGAGCCTGCAACCGCAAATCTTCTGGCGCCCGTCAATCCGGACAGTGCCTCCCCTGTTTCAGCCTTTGCGCCGACCGGTAACGAAACCGCACAGCCGCAAGGTCCTGTCGGCCCCAATGCAGCACCAATGCCAGCGACGCTTGCTGCACCCGGCGCCGAAGCCTTGAAACCGCTCGAACCTCTTGAGCCTATGGAAGCAGAAACTGCGCAAGCGCCGATTGTGGTACCCGCAGAGATTACACCGCAGTCTCTGGCAGACGCCGCCAGAAACGGAGATCCAATCGCGCTGTTTGAAGTGGGCGCCCGCTATACGGATGGCCGTGGCGTGCAGGCTAATTTCGCCGAAGCGGCAAAATGGTATCAGCTCGCCGCCGACAAGGGTCTCGCGCCTGCACAGTATCGCCTTGCCAATCTCTATGAAAAGGGAACCGGCCTGCCGCGCGATATGACGCTTGCCAAACGCTATTACGAAATGGCGGCCCTGGCTGGCAATGCAAGCGCCATGCATAACCTTGCCGTGATCTATGCTTCGGGTGCAGACGGCAACCAGGACTATGCGAAAGCCGCCGAGTGGTTTGAAAAAGCCGCAGATCATGGCGTTTCAGACAGCCAGTTCAACCTCGCCATTCTCTATGCGCGCGGAGACGGCGTGCCGCAGAACCTCGTGGCCTCCTACAAGTGGTTTGGCGTCGCGGCCAAGGGCGGCGACAGCGATGCTGCACAAAAGCGCGATGAAGTGGCCAATGCATTGAAGCCCGATGAACTGGAGCGGGCGCGGGCTGATGTGGAGCAGTGGGCACCGCAACCCCTCAACCTCGATGCCAACCAGGTCAATTCGCCTGACGCATGGACTGGCGAGGGGCTCAAGACTGCCAGTGTCGACATGAAGAAGGCGATCCGCAACATCCAGGCCATCCTGAACAAGAACGGCTTTGATGCAGGCGTTGCCGACGGGGTGCTCGGTGCGAAAACCGTCAGCGCAATCAAAGCGTTCGAGACTTCGATCGGTCAGGAACCCACGGGCAAGATCTCCGACAAGCTGGTGAATGAGCTTCTGGCACGCAACAATTGA
- a CDS encoding acyl-CoA dehydrogenase C-terminal domain-containing protein: protein MPVYKAPVNDTLFILNDVLNIDRYNNLPGFEDATPDMIEAIVGEAAKLAEEQLFPINLSGDQEGCKRHDDGTVTVPKGFKEAYDAYCQGGWLGLAVPAEFGGQGLPYTLHTAVGEFMSSANMALMMYPGLTQGAIAAILVHGSDEQKQKYLPKMVEGTWTGTMNLTEPHCGTDLGLLRTKAVPNGDGSYKISGQKIFISAGEHTMSDNIIHLVLARIEGAPEGTKGISLFIVPKFMVGDDGSVGARNGVSCGAIEHKMGIHGNSTCVMNYDEATGYLIGAENKGLAAMFVMMNEARLGVGLQGLSIAEIAYQNAANYARERIQGRSLSGVKAPDKKADPIIVHPDIRRALLTIKSFNEAGRAFTLWTALQSDIAHRSGDAAEKQLADDILGLMTPILKGVMTDKGFDHAVMAQQVYGGHGYIEEWGMSQYVRDARIAMIYEGANGIQALDLVGRKLGLNGGRAVMALFKEIGEFCEENRNDENLTFFTKSLKKGLNDLQASTMWFMQNAMAKPDNAGAGSTDYMHLFGLVVLGYMWARMAKAAQANLAEGTGDAEYYKNKLLTGRFYMEKIMPETALRKSRIETGADSLMEMAAEAF, encoded by the coding sequence ATGCCTGTCTACAAGGCCCCCGTGAATGACACGCTTTTCATCCTGAACGATGTCCTCAACATCGACCGCTACAACAATCTGCCCGGTTTCGAGGATGCCACCCCCGACATGATCGAGGCGATTGTCGGCGAGGCGGCAAAGCTTGCCGAGGAGCAGCTTTTCCCGATCAATCTTTCCGGCGACCAGGAAGGCTGCAAGCGCCACGACGACGGCACGGTTACGGTGCCGAAGGGCTTCAAGGAAGCCTATGACGCCTATTGTCAGGGCGGCTGGCTCGGCCTTGCTGTTCCTGCCGAATTCGGCGGCCAGGGCCTGCCCTATACGCTGCATACCGCTGTCGGCGAGTTCATGTCGTCCGCCAACATGGCGCTGATGATGTATCCGGGGCTCACCCAGGGTGCAATCGCTGCAATTCTTGTCCATGGCTCCGACGAGCAGAAGCAGAAGTACCTGCCGAAAATGGTCGAGGGCACCTGGACCGGCACGATGAACCTCACGGAACCGCATTGCGGCACCGATCTCGGCCTCCTGCGCACCAAGGCCGTCCCGAATGGCGACGGCAGCTACAAGATCTCCGGCCAGAAGATCTTCATTTCGGCGGGTGAACACACCATGTCCGACAACATCATCCATCTCGTGCTCGCCCGCATCGAAGGTGCGCCGGAAGGCACCAAGGGCATTTCGCTCTTCATCGTGCCGAAGTTCATGGTCGGCGACGATGGCTCCGTCGGCGCGCGCAATGGTGTGTCCTGCGGTGCGATCGAGCACAAGATGGGCATCCACGGCAATTCCACCTGCGTCATGAACTATGACGAAGCGACCGGTTATCTGATCGGCGCCGAGAACAAGGGCCTGGCCGCCATGTTCGTCATGATGAACGAGGCCCGCCTCGGCGTTGGCCTGCAGGGTTTGTCGATTGCCGAAATCGCCTATCAGAACGCCGCCAACTACGCCCGCGAGCGCATCCAGGGCCGGTCCCTGTCGGGCGTCAAGGCGCCGGACAAGAAGGCTGATCCGATCATCGTCCATCCGGACATCCGCCGCGCGCTGCTCACGATCAAGTCCTTCAATGAAGCCGGTCGAGCCTTCACGCTCTGGACAGCCCTCCAGTCCGACATCGCTCACCGCTCGGGCGACGCCGCTGAAAAGCAGCTCGCTGACGATATCCTCGGCCTGATGACCCCGATCCTCAAGGGCGTCATGACCGACAAGGGCTTCGATCATGCCGTCATGGCCCAGCAGGTCTATGGTGGCCACGGCTATATCGAAGAATGGGGCATGAGCCAGTATGTCCGCGATGCTCGCATTGCGATGATCTATGAGGGTGCCAACGGCATTCAGGCGCTTGATCTCGTCGGCCGCAAGCTCGGCCTCAATGGTGGCCGCGCCGTCATGGCGCTCTTCAAGGAAATCGGTGAATTCTGCGAAGAGAACCGCAATGACGAAAATCTCACCTTCTTCACCAAGAGCCTGAAGAAGGGCTTGAACGACCTGCAGGCATCCACCATGTGGTTCATGCAGAATGCCATGGCAAAGCCCGACAATGCCGGCGCCGGTTCCACCGATTACATGCATCTCTTCGGTCTCGTGGTGCTCGGCTATATGTGGGCCCGCATGGCCAAGGCCGCGCAGGCCAATCTGGCCGAAGGCACCGGTGACGCCGAATACTACAAGAACAAGCTGTTGACCGGTCGTTTCTATATGGAAAAGATCATGCCGGAGACGGCGCTGCGCAAGTCCCGCATCGAGACCGGCGCCGACAGCCTGATGGAAATGGCCGCTGAAGCGTTTTGA
- a CDS encoding acetyl-CoA C-acetyltransferase — MTDVFIYDHVRTPRGRGKKDGSLHEVPTPRLAAKTLEALRDRNGLDTSTVDDIIFGCVDPVMEAGAVIPKAAAFEAGYDFSAPGIQISRFCASGLDAINLAAGKVKAGSDDIVIAGGVESMSRVGMGMSGGAWYMDPSVNFPGYFMPQGVSADLIATKYGFSRDDVDSYAVESQKRAAASWAAGNFAKSVIPVKDGNGLVILDRDEHMRPGTDMQSLASLNPSFQMPGEMGGFEAVGLQAHPEIERINYIHHAGNSSGIVDGAAAVLVGSKEGGESMGLKPRARIRAFTNIGSDPALMLTGPVDVTEKLLKRTGMKISDFDLVELNEAFAAVVLRFMQHFEVDHSKMNVAGGAIAMGHPLGATGAMILGTVLDELERRDLNTALVTLCIGAGMGTATVIERV; from the coding sequence ATGACTGACGTCTTTATTTACGACCACGTGCGCACGCCCCGCGGGCGCGGCAAAAAGGATGGCTCGCTGCACGAAGTGCCAACGCCTCGCCTTGCCGCCAAGACGCTGGAAGCGCTGCGCGACCGCAACGGCCTCGACACCTCGACTGTCGACGACATCATCTTCGGCTGCGTTGACCCCGTCATGGAAGCCGGTGCCGTCATCCCGAAGGCCGCCGCCTTCGAAGCCGGTTACGATTTCTCTGCTCCGGGCATCCAGATCTCGCGCTTCTGCGCCTCTGGCCTCGATGCGATCAATCTCGCCGCCGGCAAGGTCAAGGCCGGCTCGGATGACATCGTCATCGCCGGTGGCGTCGAAAGCATGTCCCGCGTCGGTATGGGCATGTCGGGTGGCGCCTGGTACATGGACCCTTCGGTCAACTTCCCCGGCTATTTCATGCCGCAGGGCGTGTCCGCTGACCTGATTGCCACGAAATACGGCTTCAGCCGCGACGATGTTGACAGCTATGCCGTCGAAAGCCAGAAGCGCGCCGCTGCCTCCTGGGCGGCCGGCAATTTTGCCAAGTCCGTCATTCCGGTGAAGGATGGCAACGGCCTTGTCATTCTCGACCGTGACGAACACATGCGCCCCGGCACTGACATGCAGTCGCTGGCAAGCCTGAACCCCTCCTTCCAGATGCCCGGCGAAATGGGCGGCTTCGAAGCCGTCGGTCTGCAGGCCCATCCGGAAATCGAGCGCATCAACTACATTCACCATGCCGGCAACTCCTCCGGCATCGTCGATGGTGCTGCCGCAGTTCTCGTCGGCTCCAAGGAAGGTGGCGAGAGCATGGGCCTGAAGCCGCGTGCCCGCATCCGCGCCTTCACCAATATCGGTTCCGACCCGGCCCTCATGCTGACCGGTCCGGTCGACGTGACCGAAAAGCTCCTGAAGCGCACTGGCATGAAGATTTCCGATTTCGACCTCGTCGAGTTGAACGAAGCCTTTGCCGCCGTCGTGTTGCGCTTCATGCAGCATTTCGAGGTTGACCACTCCAAGATGAACGTCGCCGGCGGCGCCATCGCCATGGGTCACCCGCTTGGCGCCACCGGCGCGATGATCCTCGGCACGGTGCTGGACGAGCTGGAACGCCGCGATCTGAACACCGCGCTCGTCACGCTCTGCATCGGCGCTGGCATGGGCACGGCAACGGTTATCGAGCGCGTTTGA
- a CDS encoding FAD-dependent oxidoreductase — MTYKNFTIETDSDGIALVTWDMPEKSMNVFTVEVMDEIEKIVDQTCADDGVKGVVFTSGKSSFSGGADLTMIKSMFSMIDEEKAKDPAGAVQKLFDAAGRMTWLWRKIETCGKPWVSAINGTCMGGATELSLACHGRVASNAKSVKIGLPEVKVGIFPGAGGTQRVPRLANTQDALQMMTTGQTLTAARAKAMNLVHQVVEPGELINAAKQMIKDGLKPVAPWDEKGFKAPGGGIWTPAAAQLWPAASAILRRETAGNYPAALAILKCVYEGLQVPFDTGLKIEQRYFTEILQTTEAYSMIRSLFVSLQELNKGARRPAGVEKTELKKVGVVGAGFMGASIAYVTAAAGINVVLIDRDMEAAGKGKTHSDGLVSGAVGKGKMTKDEGEKLLSLITPSDDYNTLSDADLVIEAVFEDRDVKKAVIEKVEAVLPEGAIFASNTSTLPITGLAKNSKRPVDFIGIHFFSPVEKMMLTEVILGKETGDKALAVALDYVAAIKKTPIVVNDTRGFFVNRCVLRYMSESYNMLIEGVPPVMIENAAKFAGMPVGPLSLNDEVAIDLSLKILKATVADLGEKAIDPRHMELVSRMVEKEERFGRKNGKGFYDYPAKPAKKHIWPGLKDLYPQQKPEAVNVKTLQERFLATIALEAARTVEEGIVTDPREADIGSILGFGFAPYTGGALSYIDGMGVKNFVSLCERLAKDYGAHFTPTPLLKDMAAKGETFYGRFDPYGEAAKAA; from the coding sequence ATGACCTACAAGAATTTCACCATCGAAACTGACTCCGACGGCATTGCCCTCGTCACCTGGGACATGCCGGAAAAGTCGATGAACGTTTTCACCGTCGAAGTCATGGACGAGATCGAGAAGATCGTCGATCAGACCTGTGCCGATGACGGTGTCAAGGGTGTGGTCTTCACCTCTGGCAAGTCGTCCTTCTCCGGCGGCGCTGACCTCACGATGATCAAGTCCATGTTCTCGATGATCGACGAGGAAAAGGCCAAGGACCCGGCGGGAGCCGTCCAGAAGCTGTTTGATGCCGCCGGTCGCATGACCTGGCTCTGGCGCAAGATCGAAACCTGCGGCAAGCCCTGGGTCTCCGCCATCAATGGCACCTGCATGGGTGGCGCGACCGAGCTGTCGCTTGCCTGCCATGGCCGCGTTGCCTCGAATGCGAAATCGGTCAAGATCGGCCTGCCTGAAGTCAAGGTCGGCATCTTCCCCGGCGCCGGTGGCACACAGCGCGTTCCGCGTCTTGCCAACACGCAGGATGCCCTGCAGATGATGACCACGGGTCAGACGCTGACGGCAGCACGCGCGAAGGCGATGAACCTTGTCCATCAGGTTGTCGAGCCGGGTGAACTGATCAATGCCGCAAAGCAGATGATCAAGGACGGTCTGAAGCCCGTTGCCCCCTGGGACGAAAAGGGCTTCAAGGCTCCGGGCGGCGGCATCTGGACTCCGGCTGCTGCCCAGCTCTGGCCGGCCGCCTCCGCCATCCTGCGCCGGGAAACCGCCGGCAACTATCCGGCAGCGCTTGCCATCCTCAAATGCGTCTATGAAGGCCTGCAGGTTCCCTTCGATACGGGTCTGAAGATCGAGCAGCGCTATTTCACCGAGATCCTGCAGACCACCGAGGCCTACTCGATGATCCGCTCGCTCTTCGTTTCGCTGCAGGAGCTCAACAAGGGCGCTCGCCGTCCGGCTGGCGTCGAAAAGACCGAGCTGAAGAAGGTCGGCGTCGTTGGCGCTGGCTTCATGGGCGCCTCGATTGCCTATGTCACGGCAGCCGCCGGTATCAACGTGGTCCTGATCGACCGCGACATGGAGGCCGCTGGCAAGGGCAAGACCCATTCAGACGGCCTGGTGTCCGGAGCCGTTGGTAAAGGCAAGATGACCAAGGACGAGGGCGAAAAGCTTCTCTCGCTAATCACCCCTTCTGACGACTACAATACGCTCTCCGATGCCGATCTCGTCATCGAAGCCGTCTTCGAGGACCGCGACGTCAAGAAGGCCGTGATCGAGAAGGTTGAGGCGGTTCTGCCGGAAGGCGCGATCTTCGCGTCCAATACCTCGACGCTGCCGATCACCGGTCTGGCGAAAAATTCCAAGCGCCCGGTCGATTTCATCGGCATCCACTTCTTCTCGCCGGTCGAGAAGATGATGCTGACGGAAGTCATTCTCGGCAAGGAAACCGGCGACAAGGCACTCGCTGTCGCGCTCGACTATGTCGCCGCAATCAAGAAGACCCCGATCGTCGTCAACGACACGCGCGGCTTCTTCGTCAACCGCTGCGTCCTGCGCTACATGTCCGAGAGCTACAACATGCTCATCGAAGGCGTACCTCCGGTCATGATCGAAAATGCTGCAAAGTTTGCCGGCATGCCGGTTGGTCCGCTGTCGCTGAATGATGAAGTCGCGATCGACCTTTCGCTCAAGATCCTGAAGGCAACCGTTGCCGATCTCGGCGAAAAGGCCATCGACCCGCGCCACATGGAGCTTGTCTCCCGCATGGTCGAGAAGGAAGAGCGTTTCGGTCGCAAGAACGGCAAGGGCTTCTATGACTACCCTGCCAAGCCTGCGAAAAAGCACATCTGGCCGGGCCTGAAGGATCTTTATCCGCAGCAGAAGCCGGAAGCCGTTAACGTCAAGACCCTGCAGGAACGCTTCCTCGCGACCATCGCGCTGGAAGCCGCCCGCACCGTTGAGGAAGGCATTGTCACCGATCCGCGCGAAGCCGATATCGGCTCGATCCTCGGCTTCGGCTTTGCACCTTACACCGGCGGTGCCCTGTCCTATATCGACGGCATGGGTGTGAAGAACTTCGTAAGCCTCTGCGAACGCCTCGCCAAGGATTACGGCGCCCACTTCACCCCGACCCCGCTGCTCAAGGACATGGCCGCCAAGGGCGAAACCTTCTACGGCCGCTTCGACCCCTATGGTGAAGCCGCCAAGGCTGCCTGA
- a CDS encoding glycerophosphodiester phosphodiesterase family protein, with amino-acid sequence MRPWLVLLAAFAGFLPDTAGNATAPQLANSSISRSFLIHERLNSANQWRDHVMVVAHRAGWKVNGVPVRAENSFAAIDHAAASGIEMVELDIRRSKDGVLVIMHDETLDRTTNCQGRVADWTLTALRRCNLVIEGSRQVTEERVATLAEAMLRARGRVLINIDNKLEPEALIEIAALARSLDMADGVLLKLAVWNAERLALAETITRAIGPDVAFMPILADDAVRDPAFIEEVKLTIQPPAAELVHWYRDAGAPITTDGGPLLSPRAQAVAIRNDAHLWINTYPITDRPEGMVAGGRGDYLALSTGRPEDVYGFFIERGVTIIQTDEPDALIAWLENQGLRRPYALTQ; translated from the coding sequence ATGCGTCCCTGGCTTGTTCTTCTTGCGGCCTTTGCCGGATTTCTGCCCGACACAGCGGGCAATGCCACAGCCCCGCAACTCGCAAACTCCTCCATCAGCCGCTCTTTCCTCATCCATGAGCGGCTGAACTCTGCCAATCAGTGGCGGGACCATGTGATGGTGGTTGCCCATCGCGCCGGCTGGAAGGTGAATGGCGTGCCCGTGCGTGCCGAAAACTCCTTTGCGGCGATCGATCATGCCGCAGCCTCGGGGATCGAGATGGTCGAGCTCGATATCCGCCGTTCGAAGGATGGCGTGCTGGTCATCATGCATGATGAGACGCTTGACCGCACAACGAACTGCCAGGGACGTGTTGCAGACTGGACCCTCACCGCGCTTCGACGCTGCAATCTCGTCATCGAAGGTTCGCGGCAGGTTACCGAAGAGCGGGTGGCGACACTGGCGGAGGCGATGCTCCGTGCGCGAGGTCGCGTGCTGATCAATATCGACAACAAGCTCGAACCCGAGGCGCTGATCGAAATCGCCGCTCTGGCTCGAAGCCTCGATATGGCGGATGGCGTCCTGCTCAAGCTCGCCGTCTGGAATGCCGAGCGGTTGGCACTGGCCGAAACGATCACCCGGGCGATCGGTCCGGATGTTGCCTTCATGCCGATCCTGGCCGATGACGCAGTGCGCGATCCGGCTTTCATCGAAGAGGTGAAACTGACAATTCAGCCGCCTGCTGCCGAGCTCGTTCACTGGTATCGCGATGCCGGCGCTCCAATCACGACGGATGGCGGCCCGCTGCTCTCACCGCGCGCTCAGGCGGTGGCGATCCGCAACGATGCCCATCTCTGGATCAATACCTATCCCATTACCGACCGGCCAGAAGGCATGGTGGCAGGGGGACGCGGGGATTATCTCGCGCTTTCCACCGGACGACCGGAGGATGTCTACGGCTTCTTCATCGAACGGGGCGTGACGATCATCCAGACGGACGAACCGGATGCGCTGATCGCCTGGCTGGAGAACCAGGGGCTTCGCCGGCCCTATGCGTTGACGCAGTAG